The nucleotide window GGATTGCTTCTCCTCTCCGACGATTACCTTACAGAAACCAACTCTTTTATTCTATGGAACCCCTCAATAAGGAAGTTCGTCTCACTTGCAAAGCCTCATGCACCAACCTCCTCATGTTATTCTATTTGCGGGTTCGGCTTTGATTCGAAGAAAAATGACTACAAGGTAGTGAAACTGGTGTATCTCCCCCAAGATGATCAAGGCCAAGCTTGCCCTGAAATTGGGCTTTATTCACTAAATTCAGGGTCTTGGAAAACCATCACAGCAACTGCTCCTAATTACGTCATCGCTCAGACATTTTGGTCTCAAGTTTTTGTTCATGGAGCTGTGCATTGGATTGCGTCTCGTCGAAAAGAAAATGGACTCCGCAATGTGATTTTGTCATTGGATGTGAGTGATGAGACTTTTAAAGAGATTGAGTTGCCAGAAGATTTGGCTCGTGTGTTACCGACCAAGTACATGGCCATTTCAGCTGCTGGAAAGTCTATTGCCGTGAAGCACTATGATCAAAACATACATAGTATTTGGATCATGAGAGAGTACGGGGTGGTGGATTCATGGACAAAGAAATTCTCCATTGATACGCATGTCATCCCGAATTTCCGAGTTGTACAGATTATGGGGTGCAGGAAGAATGGCGAGTTTCTGTTAGAAATGTATGACCATGGAAGGAAGACTGGAGAGTTGGTCTCTCATGATCCTAGTAACAACAGAAATGAATTTCTAGGAATTCATACAGATCCAGGGTATTCATGTATTGAATATTACACGGAGAGCCTAGCTTTACTCGATAGAGCGAGCGACTTGATGCACGTTCCATGAAAGAGGAAGAAAGCGAAGAATCGTTGAGAAGTAGCTGGGTGCCATAGCTTTCATTTTTCGTTTCGTGATATGTTAAACTGTATAAATCCTTACTGAATTAGAGTATCCCTGTATGTGTTTGTCTCTCGATGATGAGATCGAGCTTCCATCTGTCTACATGTGAGTTCAAGAAGGGGGAAGAACAGGGAGAGTTATGTTTGTGCTTGCTTTGCTAATGTTTGTAGCCGCATGTATGTACGTCGATGCCGTAATACAGAAAATGAAGCAGCCTGCTAGTTCATCAGTAGTCTAGATTTTCAACTCGAAATTAGGCCAATCTATTTACACGCTGCGGCTACAATTGGTAGGAATTGCAGGAAATGCAGATAGAACTGCTGGCGATGTTACACCGGAGGTCGGTCGGTCGAGAGTGAACTCTCTGGCAGCACGATTCTTAAACGAAGGTCTGACACAATTGTCCAAGATACAAATGTTGAGCAATTTCCATCACCACCTCTAGGATATACAAAATTGTACAATGAGGGAGCCGAGCTGTTTTTGTTTCGCACAAACTAAACTTCGAAAATAATGTTTTCAAGcgtcttcttctttctcttcctgAAGTCCCCGagcactctctccctctccattgGTGTGGCAGACATTACCCACTTGCTAAATTCAAGCTCTCCCAAACCCATGAACTTAGAAAGGCGGCTGTACTGGATCCTTTTCTGATCCATGGGTGAAGGAAAATTTTCCTTCCCACCGATACCATCTAGTTTCTTCTTCCTCGAGACATGAATGCCTGGGTCCACGAGGCTACCATTCTGAGGGATGGTCATTTCTGTCGTCCCTTGAGTTCCAGGTCCATAATTCACAATGTCTTCATTACGATGTGCATACACGATACCTGAGGAGTAAAAGACACTTTCAGTCGCTACAGCCTACATCTACCCAACCAAATATCCTCAGAACAGGAAAATGACAAGAAAGCACAATGATATGAAAAATGCGAAAAAAGTGCAACGCAAGAACAAAAGTCCAATTTAAATATCAAACTTACCGACTTCTTTGAGCACAGGTTGACTTGTTAAACGCTTCACAGAATCACTGGTTGATCTGGCCTCAGACACTGATGAAGAGGTGACATCCACttcttttaatgaaacatgatcGCTACCAACTTTGGTTGATTCTTGTTTTCTACTATACAATTCTTTTTGAGTTTGTTTCTCATTCAGCTCAAAGATTTCGCTGGTAAATAGCTTATCTGAAAGGTCACGAAATAAATTGCAGATTCCGAAAAGTTCCCCTTGAAATTCTTTGCAATCCTGAAAGTAAGCCAATGATACAAATATATTGTAATTGAATGCCAATAGAAAAGATCCAGAActaaccaaaagcaaaaagagaTTGGTTTCTATACCTGGACACCTTCAAAAtatcttttctccatttttccaGAAACAGCAATGTTGGATAGCTGCTGTTTGTACACCTGACGTGAAT belongs to Malus sylvestris chromosome 17, drMalSylv7.2, whole genome shotgun sequence and includes:
- the LOC126610789 gene encoding F-box/kelch-repeat protein At3g23880-like, with amino-acid sequence MSEYLPEEIIIQILLRLPVKPLIQFTCVCRSWNSIIKHTSFINRHLNLNQNKTSNNTPSILLRHCPLKDPTVEQYSLHLDNDSFLEHSKPQLPVQSFNECFRVVGSCNGLLLLSDDYLTETNSFILWNPSIRKFVSLAKPHAPTSSCYSICGFGFDSKKNDYKVVKLVYLPQDDQGQACPEIGLYSLNSGSWKTITATAPNYVIAQTFWSQVFVHGAVHWIASRRKENGLRNVILSLDVSDETFKEIELPEDLARVLPTKYMAISAAGKSIAVKHYDQNIHSIWIMREYGVVDSWTKKFSIDTHVIPNFRVVQIMGCRKNGEFLLEMYDHGRKTGELVSHDPSNNRNEFLGIHTDPGYSCIEYYTESLALLDRASDLMHVP